Proteins from one Psilocybe cubensis strain MGC-MH-2018 chromosome 11, whole genome shotgun sequence genomic window:
- a CDS encoding Transcription factor steA, whose translation MQRPHHDQQSQQQSRVYASFTESISNPSSTHSSPRTFPSDLDAFYPAHQLGINSGSGGSNVGTSSSSSGSGMHSHISHLQHSQTYPLPAGTQMHPYIPAHQRRPPLPHQNTHPHAPFHHLHQGQGQQYSQTHMQPSRSSSYSSTYTAPMPLQVSTSSSSVTQSEHDPNERTARPGNAHVHTQFHQALSAAAAAASGSGGGISVTGAGAVDAEGAGAGSGAGMAQERAEDGGGRGGSSAEICAETNQISSSSRPSSSHSRPSTSHSRSSSSASPPQAQQQQQQDYTASTPGLSAGLSRPLKPIEQERLAHLDRLKFFLATAPSSWDAAAKASGSSSGSSSSEGEFAYGGGGNGGFSGMGGALSMNSNLGLGMPLVEPAYHHAPPHPALNRFLLPNQEFVTCVLWNGLYHITGTDIVRALVFRFEAFGRPVRNMKKFEEGVFSDLRNLKPGVDACLEEPKSPFLDLLFKYQCIRTQKKQKVFYWFSVPHDRLFLDALERDLKREKMGLEPTTQVVGEPALSFTYDSKRSLYEQFSKAQGVRDGEGELETSLRIAEDGSGVGGQGVGAGASDGAEGSGSVSGDNSDAHMHDESESESVDDSGMTGGEESDAAGSSGAHRTLKRRSGAPNGHPFFTNIPLFEGSPTYKQRRKKGTKGGSMLRKGSEDYPDEFERGRSVGLGGVGVGLGAGIGTDRMGSVSRERGARPPKHPSMLHEFGPGSEDAKAQEMAEMSAADMFLKQARGQLVPGDGVVRKPKPQYVAGNVSVVYHHDGSVQQAQQQMQRGQGQQQHARRASADVGSPDFSDPDGSEGPISASYMQTTFDPSTIAPPATGQTQQQQQGLTSISQYDAASPDGKVRAFVCPLYSCQRLFKRMEHLKRHLRTHTLERPFSCTRCGKKFSRSDNLTQHLRTHERTGHGAADSVAGGAGAGAGGDPINWMEPENPVVEGEGSTGGSPGQSMPGGEDDGAMPDMLDFGAGGNGIVMFGGEEAGLGRMVGIDMNVPYDIDMHGFSSDQLDERMCEVEVPGGVRDVQGDEEGEVMRMGGVEPSLVFRQQQQQMPGSEFPFVSQPSSDFSDGQWATRPTSTHGSPAGGFARMYHTHSSSSSQSSNFGEDFGLASLSAPSHRQSFDHAGLYPPNLLEGGGIGPVRRHRSMTPSLARNGEPIRRPMTANSSDLQGVGGGSPGSVSSMNSNGGAGARGYHPYYSNNNSRANSTHNSPQVHSIPLGGELAAGRPGSRGSSYGGVSGLHEQMRQMMSMDGGGSGAGATGSVFGENAFRTGSPASFHQTESPGTFSIDLPLQYTGSPGFNPAQQQVLHAATMPQFGSSQQQQYDGYYHNVQQPHATL comes from the exons ATGCAGCGTCCACACCACGACCAGCAGTCCCAACAGCAGTCGCGGGTGTACGCCTCCTTCACCGAATCTATATCGAACCCGTCGTCAACCCATTCGTCCCCACGAACCTTTCCTTCCGATCTCGATGCCTTTTACCCCGCACACCAGCTCGGCATTAACAGTGGGAGCGGAGGAAGCAATGTCGGGACCAGCAGTAGCAGCAGTGGGAGTGGCATGCACAGCCATATAAGCCACCTGCAGCACTCGCAGACGTACCCTCTCCCAGCGGGCACGCAGATGCACCCATACATTCCCGCCCATCAGCGGCGGCCCCCGCTTCCGCACCAGAATACGCACCCTCATGCGCCCTTCCACCACCTACACCAGGGGCAGGGACAGCAGTACTCGCAAACGCACATGCAGCCGAGCCGTAGCTCGTCGTACTCGTCGACGTACACCGCACCGATGCCACTGCAGGTGAGCACGTCGTCGAGCTCCGTCACGCAGTCTGAGCACGATCCGAACGAACGAACGGCGAGACCGGGTAATGCGCATGTTCATACTCAATTCCATCAGGCGTTAAGTGCCGCTGCGGCGGCGGCATCAGGATCGGGAGGCGGCATATCGGTgacgggggcgggggcggtaGATGCCGAAGGGGCGGGAGCGGGGTCGGGGGCGGGGATGGCGCAGGAGCGTGCCGAAGACGGCGGCGGCCGGGGCGGCAGCAGCGCAGAAATTTGTGCGGAGACAAACCAAATTTCCTCATCATCACGCCCCTCGTCGTCACACTCACGCCCGTCCACGTCACACTCgcgctcgtcgtcgtccgcGTCGCCACCACAAgctcaacagcagcaacagcaagacTACACAGCAAGCACCCCGGGCCTCTCCGCGGGGCTCAGCCGACCCCTCAAACCCATTGAGCAAGAACGGCTCGCGCATTTAGACAGGCTAAAGTTTTTCCTCGCCACTGCACCGTCGTCGTGGGATGCCGCCGCGAAGGCGTCTGGATCTTCTTCTGGGTCGTCATCTTCAGAGGGGGAGTTTGCGTACGGAGGCGGGGGAAATGGCGGGTTCTCCGGTATGGGCGGGGCACTCAGTATGAACTCAAACTTGGGTCTCGGTATGCCCCTAGTCGAACCCGCATATCATCACGCTCCGCCGCACCCAGCGCTCAACCGCTTCCTGCTGCCCAACCAGGAGTTCGTGACGTGTGTGCTTTGGAATGGGCTGTACCATATTACGGGCACGGATATCGTGCGTGCGCTCGTCTTTCGGTTCGAG GCATTCGGTCGGCCAGTGAGGAACATGAAGAAATTCGAGGAGGGTGTGTTCAGCGATCTGCGCAATCTGAAGCCGGGCGTCGATGCTTGTCTCGAAGAGCCAAAG AGTCCCTTCCTCGACTTGCTCTTCAAGTATCAATGCATTCGCacgcagaagaagcagaaggtcTTTTACTG GTTCTCCGTCCCACATGACCGCCTCTTCCTCGACGCGCTCGAGCGCGACCTTAAACGCGAGAAGATGGGTCTCGAGCCCACAACACAGGTAGTCGGCGAGCCCGCGCTCTCATTCACATACGACTCCAAACGGAGCCTGTACGAGCAATTCAGCAAGGCTCAGGGTGTGCGAGACGGCGAGGGCGAGTTGGAGACGAGCTTGAGGATTGCGGAGGATGGATCAGGTGTGGGTGGGCAGGGAGTAGGTGCGGGTGCGAGTGATGGAGCTGAGGGGTCCGGGTCGGTGTCGGGGGACAACAGCGACGCACACATGCACGATGAGAGCGAGAGTGAGAGCGTCGACGACTCCGGTATGACCGGCGGCGAGGAGAGCGACGCTGCCGGCAGCAGTGGGGCCCATCGTACGCTGAAGCGGCGCTCGGGTGCACCGAACGGCCACCCGTTCTTCACGAACATACCGCTATTTGAGGGCAGCCCGACGTACAAGCAGCGCAGGAAGAAGGGTACCAAGGGTGGGAGTATGTTGAGGAAGGGCAGTGAAGACTACCCGGACGAGTTTGAGCGAGGGCGTAGTGTTGGGCttggaggtgttggtgtgGGTTTGGGTGCTGGTATTGGCACAGACAGGATGGGTAGCGTGAGCCGCGAGCGCGGTGCTCGTCCCCCGAAGCACCCAAGTATGCTTCACGAATTTGGCCCTGGCTCGGAAGATGCCAAGGCTCAGGAGATGGCGGAGATGAGCGCCGCGGATATGTTTCTCAAGCAAGCAAGAGGTCAACTCGTGCCCGGCGATGGTGTGGTGCGCAAACCGAAGCCGCAATATGTTGCGGGGAATGTGAGCGTTGTGTACCACCATGATGGAAGTGTGCAGCAGGCgcagcagcagatgcagCGTGGACAAGGCCAACAACAGCATGCCCGCCGAGCGAGTGCGGATGTCGGGTCACCCGACTTTAGCGACCCCGACGGGAGCGAAGGCCCCATTTCGGCGTCATATATGCAAACAACATTCGACCCCAGTACCATTGCACCACCCGCGACAGGACAGactcagcaacagcagcaaggACTGACGAGCATATCACAGTACGACGCAGCATCGCCGGACGGCAAGGTGCGCGCATTCGTGTGCCCGCTTTACTCGTGTCAACGGCTTTTCAAACGAATGGAGCATTTGAAGCGGCACCTACGTACGCACACGCTCGAACGCCCCTTTTCGTGTACACGCTGCGGGAAGAAGTTCTCAAGGAGTGATAATTTGACACAGCACCTGCGCACGCACGAGCGCACGGGGCATGGCGCTGCGGACTCGGTTGCGGGTGgtgcaggcgcaggcgcaggtggGGACCCGATTAACTGGATGGAACCGGAGAATCCGGTGGTTGAGGGAGAGGGCAGCACCGGCGGTAGTCCTGGACAAAGTATGCCGGGCGGGGAGGACGATGGGGCAATGCCTGATATGCTGGACTTTGGCGCTGGGGGCAACGGGATCGTTATGTTTGGCGGGGAGGAGGCAGGGCTAGGTCGGATGGTGGGGATAGATATGAACGTGCCGTATGACATAGACATGCATGGGTTCTCCAGCGATCAGCTTGACGAGAGAATGTGCGAGGTCGAGGTCCCCGGTGGTGTGCGCGATGTTCAGGGTGATGAGGAGGGCGAGGTGATGCGTATGGGCGGTGTCGAGCCGTCTCTCGTGTTtaggcagcagcagcaacagatGCCTGGCTCCGAGTTCCCGTTTGTCAGCCAGCCGTCGTCAGATTTCTCCGACGGACAGTGGGCGACGCGCCCGACGAGCACGCACGGCTCACCCGCAGGTGGGTTCGCGCGTATGTACCACACccattcctcctcctcgtcccaGTCGTCTAATTTTGGCGAAGATTTCGGGCTCGCGTCGCTCTCTGCGCCGTCGCACCGGCAAAGCTTCGATCATGCAGGATTGTACCCACCGAACCTGCTTGAAGGAGGCGGGATCGGGCCTGTGAGACGGCACAGGAGCATGACACCGTCACTTGCGCGCAACGGCGAGCCCATCCGCCGTCCGATGACCGCCAATAGCAGCGATCTTCAAGGTGTAGGTGGTGGATCACCTGGGAGCGTCTCGTCGATGAACTCGAACGGCGGCGCAGGAGCACGGGGGTACCACCCATActacagcaacaacaactcgCGCGCCAACTCGACACACAACAGCCCGCAGGTGCACTCCATCCCGCTTGGAGGTGAGTTGGCAGCTGGACGGCCTGGATCGCGTGGGTCGAGCTACGGCGGTGTGAGCGGGCTGCATGAGCAGATGCGGCAGATGATGAGCATGGATGGCGGAGGTTCAGGCGCGGGTGCGACTGGATCTGTGTTTGGGGAGAACGCGTTTAGGACGGGCTCGCCTGCGTCCTTCCACCAAACCGAGTCCCCTGGAACGTTCAGCATCGATTTACCGTTGCAATACACGGGCTCGCCTGGTTTCAACCCAGCGCAGCAACAAGTTTTGCACGCGGCGACGATGCCTCAGTTTGGCTCcagccagcagcagcagtatgATGGATATTATCACAATGTCCAGCAGCCACATGCAACGCTTTAA